In a genomic window of Rhododendron vialii isolate Sample 1 chromosome 12a, ASM3025357v1:
- the LOC131310952 gene encoding bidirectional sugar transporter N3-like isoform X1 has product MAIFDFQHPLVFTFGLLGNIVSIFVFLAPLPTFIEIYRKKSILGFQSLPYVVALFSSMLWLYYAFLKTDATLLITINSLGCIVEAIYIVVYLVYAPKNARKHTAKLLVGMNVLLFFAILLFTHFVLQGRKRVLAVGWVCVAVSVSVFAAPLSIVLQVVRTRSVAFMPFTLSFSLTLSAVMWFCYGIFQKDPCIWIPNVLGFFLGLIQMALYAVYRNAREILTEKKLPADHIINIVMLGTPEVHPVHDAEKTGSENNGVKDHEKEEENEQTDNNNNQEKFVALPHELPNQATVQLDSPVLVICRA; this is encoded by the exons GTAACATTGTTTCAATCTTTGTGTTCCTTGCGCCATT GCCGACATTTATCGAAATATACCGAAAGAAATCGATTCTAGGGTTCCAATCCCTACCATATGTGGTTGCACTATTCAGTTCCATGCTTTGGCTGTACTATGCATTCCTCAAAACAGATGCAACCCTTCTCATCACCATCAACTCGCTCGGTTGCATCGTTGAGGCGATTTACATCGTCGTCTACCTCGTCTATGCTCCGAAGAACGCCAGG AAACACACGGCGAAGCTGCTCGTTGGAATGAACGTCTTACTCTTCTTCGCCATCCTGCTCTTTACACACTTTGTACTCCAAGGCCGAAAACGTGTCCTAGCCGTTGGATGGGTTTGTGTTGCCGTCTCTGTGAGCGTCTTTGCAGCACCTCTGAGCATCGTG CTCCAGGTTGTCCGTACCCGAAGCGTCGCATTCATGCCTTTCACATTGTCTTTCTCGCTAACACTGAGCGCGGTCATGTGGTTCTGCTACGGCATATTTCAAAAGGACCCCTGTATCTGG ATCCCAAACGTACTGGGTTTCTTCTTGGGGCTGATTCAAATGGCGCTGTACGCCGTGTACAGAAATGCAAGGGAGATTTTGACAGAGAAGAAGCTACCAGCAGATCACATAATCAACATCGTGATGTTGGGCACTCCTGAAGTGCATCCGGTTCATGATGCTGAAAAGACCGGAAGCGAAAACAATGGGGTTAAAGATCAtgagaaagaagaggagaatGAACAAACAGACAACAACAATAATCAGGAGAAATTTGTGGCTTTACCACATGAATTACCCAACCAAGCAACTGTGCAGCTCGATTCACCAGTGCTCGTCATCTGTAGAGCTTga
- the LOC131310952 gene encoding bidirectional sugar transporter SWEET15-like isoform X2 — protein MLWLYYAFLKTDATLLITINSLGCIVEAIYIVVYLVYAPKNARKHTAKLLVGMNVLLFFAILLFTHFVLQGRKRVLAVGWVCVAVSVSVFAAPLSIVLQVVRTRSVAFMPFTLSFSLTLSAVMWFCYGIFQKDPCIWIPNVLGFFLGLIQMALYAVYRNAREILTEKKLPADHIINIVMLGTPEVHPVHDAEKTGSENNGVKDHEKEEENEQTDNNNNQEKFVALPHELPNQATVQLDSPVLVICRA, from the exons ATGCTTTGGCTGTACTATGCATTCCTCAAAACAGATGCAACCCTTCTCATCACCATCAACTCGCTCGGTTGCATCGTTGAGGCGATTTACATCGTCGTCTACCTCGTCTATGCTCCGAAGAACGCCAGG AAACACACGGCGAAGCTGCTCGTTGGAATGAACGTCTTACTCTTCTTCGCCATCCTGCTCTTTACACACTTTGTACTCCAAGGCCGAAAACGTGTCCTAGCCGTTGGATGGGTTTGTGTTGCCGTCTCTGTGAGCGTCTTTGCAGCACCTCTGAGCATCGTG CTCCAGGTTGTCCGTACCCGAAGCGTCGCATTCATGCCTTTCACATTGTCTTTCTCGCTAACACTGAGCGCGGTCATGTGGTTCTGCTACGGCATATTTCAAAAGGACCCCTGTATCTGG ATCCCAAACGTACTGGGTTTCTTCTTGGGGCTGATTCAAATGGCGCTGTACGCCGTGTACAGAAATGCAAGGGAGATTTTGACAGAGAAGAAGCTACCAGCAGATCACATAATCAACATCGTGATGTTGGGCACTCCTGAAGTGCATCCGGTTCATGATGCTGAAAAGACCGGAAGCGAAAACAATGGGGTTAAAGATCAtgagaaagaagaggagaatGAACAAACAGACAACAACAATAATCAGGAGAAATTTGTGGCTTTACCACATGAATTACCCAACCAAGCAACTGTGCAGCTCGATTCACCAGTGCTCGTCATCTGTAGAGCTTga
- the LOC131310953 gene encoding serine/threonine-protein kinase PBS1-like has protein sequence MGCFWCFHFKEELLKENNSKEEEKLNPSLNRGQRKEIHPHVLSNMSKLSSGIDRLKTRNNGGLRHLSMAQKDMPNIAAQTFTFREVAAATKNFRPESFLGEGGFGRVYKGRLESTGQAVAVKQLDKDGHQGNREFLVEVLMLSLLHHDNLVNLIGYCADGDQRLLVYEYMPLGSLEDHLLDLPPDKEPLDWNTRIKIAADAAKGLEYLHDKANPPVIYRDFKSSNILLDEGFHAKLSDFGLAKLGPTGDQSHVSTRVMGTFGYCAPEYAMTGQLTVKSDVYSFGVVFLELITGRRAIDSTQRRGVQNLVQWARPLFNDRKKHAKLVDPRLNGQYPMRGLYQALSVASMCIQEEAAARPHIRDVVTALSFLANQSYDLSSAPGHIRTLSGDKDEKTTNDEGGGRILKNEKGGRSGRKWESDGTEREDSPTKNAKVTTRDLDRERAVAEAKMWGENWRDKGRLTAQESFNGTNG, from the exons ATGGGCTGCTTTTGGTGTTTTCATTTTAAGGAGGAGTTGttgaaggaaaataattcaaaagaggaagaaaagctgaatCCCAGTTTGAATAGAGGTCAGAGAAAGGAAATCCACCCTCATGTCCTCTCTAACATGTCTAAATTATCTTCTG GAATCGACAGACTGAAAACAAGAAACAATGGGGGATTGAGGCATTTGTCAATGGCTCAAAAGGATATGCCAAATATTGCTGCACAAACATTCACTTTCCGTGAGGTTGCCGCTGCGACGAAGAACTTTAGGCCAGAGTCTTTCTTGGGGGAAGGAGGATTTGGGCGTGTATACAAAGGGCGGCTTGAAAGCACGGGCCAG GCTGTTGCTGTGAAACAGCTGGACAAAGATGGGCATCAGGGTAACAGGGAATTTCTCGTGGAAGTTCTCATGCTTAGCCTTCTGCATCATGATAATCTCGTGAATTTGATTGGGTATTGTGCCGATGGGGACCAACGACTTCTTGTCTACGAATATATGCCCTTGGGATCTTTGGAAGATCACCTTCTTG ATCTTCCTCCAGACAAAGAGCCACTAGATTGGAACACAAGGATAAAGATAGCAGCTGATGCTGCTAAAGGTTTAGAATACCTTCATGACAAAGCAAACCCTCCAGTAATTTATAGGGACTTCAAATCATCCAACATATTATTGGATGAAGGATTTCACGCGAAGCTATCTGATTTCGGGCTTGCAAAGCTTGGTCCAACAGGAGACCAGTCACATGTTTCCACCAGGGTTATGGGAACGTTTGGTTATTGCGCCCCCGAGTATGCAATGACCGGACAACTGACAGTGAAATCTGATGTTTATAGTTTTGGAGTAGTTTTCCTAGAGCTTATTACGGGACGCAGAGCCATTGATAGCACCCAACGACGTGGAGTACAGAACCTTGTCCAATGG GCTCGCCCCCTCTTCAACGACCGTAAAAAACATGCGAAACTGGTAGACCCGCGATTGAATGGTCAGTATCCAATGCGGGGTCTCTACCAAGCTCTCTCTGTGGCATCGATGTGCATCCAAGAAGAGGCTGCCGCCCGTCCTCACATCAGAGACGTGGTAACTGCCCTGTCTTTTCTTGCAAACCAGTCATATGACCTTAGTAGTGCTCCGGGACACATCCGTACACTTTCTGGGGACAAGGATGAGAAAACAACCAACGATGAGGGAGGTGGGAGGATATTGAAGAACGAAAAAGGTGGAAGATCCGGACGCAAGTGGGAGTCTGATGGAACCGAAAGGGAAGACTCTCCGACAAAAAATGCTAAGGTGACAACTAGGGACTTGGATAGGGAACGGGCCGTTGCAGAGGCGAAAATGTGGGGAGAGAATTGGCGAGACAAAGGGCGTCTAACTGCTCAAGAAAGTTTCAATGGCACCAACGGGTAA
- the LOC131310821 gene encoding uncharacterized protein LOC131310821, with translation MASADWSSLPCEIVQAIGNRLGAIEDFLAIAAVCLAWRSAFSNKKIWSPCIPRLPWLMLPQSVDGVDPWLQKMPPQSSGEGNPSPLAAATYFFSSERNKLYIIDVPEIYGRRCFGSQTGWIFTVNECVLDHEAHLVNPLTRLRILLPPLSSLKPWFAPNNFVRKAITFHHHYLDIVVMAICGDIRKLALARPGYSSWVPVELETPYPCFEDVVCFGGDQIFGVRKDGSLVLCEIDDDDDDTATPPKAKAVSFAPALGRQQLQRVEEVRKKKVYLVESEGDLLLVLRLWRDPPRPPLLTQEVDVSSFIIFRLNFGTREWVELELGNRTLFVGDSYSMSFSARHGLRCQPHSIYYSDDLPHWSGLHFNRKAQARPQAGGRIVRDMGIFDVGDSTFRYRYLEGVDDARPPLFSPPIWVVPSF, from the coding sequence ATGGCTTCCGCCGACTGGAGTTCGCTGCCGTGTGAGATCGTGCAGGCCATTGGAAATCGATTAGGTGCTATTGAAGATTTTCTCGCGATTGCAGCGGTCTGTCTTGCTTGGAGATCTGCCTTTTCCAACAAGAAGATCTGGAGTCCGTGCATTCCTAGGCTTCCCTGGTTGATGCTCCCTCAAAGCGTTGATGGCGTCGATCCCTGGTTGCAGAAGATGCCGCCACAAAGCAGCGGTGAAGGCAACCCCTCGCCCTTGGCAGCCGCCACATATTTCTTCAGTTCGGAAAGGAACAAGTTGTATATTATCGACGTACCAGAGATTTATGGTAGGCGTTGCTTTGGATCTCAAACTGGATGGATCTTCACTGTTAATGAATGTGTCCTTGACCATGAGGCTCATCTTGTAAATCCACTAACCCGGTTACGAATCCTTCTCCCTCCCCTATCTTCCTTGAAGCCATGGTTTGCGCCAAACAATTTTGTGCGTAAAGCAATTACCTTTCACCACCACTATTTAGACATAGTTGTTATGGCTATTTGCGGTGACATTCGCAAGTTAGCATTAGCCAGACCAGGATATTCATCTTGGGTACCAGTGGAACTGGAAACCCCGTATCCCTGTTTCGAAGATGTCGTCTGCTTTGGTGGCGATCAAATCTTTGGGGTTCGAAAGGATGGAAGTCTCGTGCTTTGTGagattgatgatgatgatgatgatactGCTACTCCTCCAAAAGCTAAGGCCGTTTCTTTTGCTCCGGCTCTTGGTCGGCAGCAGCTGCAGCGGGTAGAAGAGGTTCGGAAAAAAAAGGTTTACCTGGTGGAATCAGAGGGAGATCTGCTTCTGGTGCTACGACTTTGGAGAgatcctcctcgtcctcctcttcttaCTCAAGAAGTAGATGTTTCCTCTTTTATCATCTTCAGGCTCAATTTCGGCACCAGAGAATGGGTCGAGTTGGAATTGGGGAATCGCACTTTATTCGTCGGCGATAGTTATTCCATGTCTTTCTCTGCAAGGCATGGTCTCCGCTGCCAACCTCACAGCATCTATTACAGTGATGATCTTCCTCATTGGAGTGGATTGCATTTTAACCGCAAAGCTCAAGCCCGACCCCAAGCCGGAGGACGAATAGTACGTGACATGGGTATATTTGATGTGGGAGATTCGACCTTCCGGTATCGTTACCTTGAAGGTGTCGATGATGCCCGCCCCCCTTTGTTTTCACCCCCAATTTGGGTGGTTCCCAGCTTTTAA
- the LOC131310822 gene encoding uncharacterized protein LOC131310822: protein MVAVKAWTSRVNGSVGSAFCMAVVGAFGIGADVLTFDFIQTLFFRGWCLCQEMLQVILVVYDFSCSSKHVDAEEAEFNISWCIFNRCSMCEALALALDGLFLCNSCTRKEVVWAGNRGQVLCFRRRRSLTGAFLAFASGQGLQGQLVQTKRGGSGRGNPI from the exons ATGGTAGCGGTTAAAGCTTGGACTTCTAGAGTGAATGGTTCAGTAGGTTCAGCATTTTGCATGGCAGTGGTTGGAGCTTTTGGTATTGGCGCAGATGTGTTGACCTTCGATTTCATCCAGACGCTGTTTTTTCGGGGATGGTGCTTGTGCCAGGAGATGCTGCAAGTCATCTTGGTCGTCTATGATTTCAGTTGCAGCAGCAAACATGTGGATGCTGAAGAGGCAGAGTTCAACATCTCTTGGTGCATATTT AACAGATGTAGCATGTGTGAGGCACTAGCCTTGGCATTGGATGGACTCTTTCTTTGCAATAGTTGCACCAGAAAGGAGGTAGTATGGGCTGGCAACCGTGGCCAAGTACTTTGTTTCCGACGAAGACGGAGTCTCACTGGGGCCTTTCTTGCTTTTGCTTCAGGACAAGGTCTTCAAGGACAGCTG